One window of the Armatimonadota bacterium genome contains the following:
- a CDS encoding peroxiredoxin has protein sequence MNETAETKCDCIRMPLIGDDAPAFEAETTQGHIRFPDDYRGKWVILFSHPADFTPVCTTEFMTFAKIEPELKALNCELIGLSIDSTFSHIAWLRTIKEKIKYRGMENMEITYPVISDIKMDVAKKFGMVQPSSSDSQAVRAVFFIDPKAKVRALFYYPSSSGRNFDEIKRLLIAMQTADANQCATPADWRPGDDVIVPPPGSCGVAKDRVEQAGDDYYCLDWFMCLKKLPMG, from the coding sequence ATGAACGAGACAGCAGAGACGAAATGCGACTGCATCAGGATGCCCCTGATCGGGGACGATGCCCCGGCGTTTGAGGCCGAGACCACCCAAGGGCACATAAGGTTCCCCGACGACTACAGAGGCAAGTGGGTGATACTGTTCAGCCATCCGGCGGACTTCACCCCGGTGTGCACGACCGAGTTCATGACGTTTGCGAAGATCGAGCCTGAACTGAAGGCCCTCAACTGCGAGCTGATAGGACTCTCGATTGACAGCACGTTCAGCCATATCGCGTGGCTGAGGACAATCAAGGAGAAGATCAAGTACAGGGGCATGGAGAACATGGAGATCACGTATCCCGTGATCAGCGACATCAAGATGGATGTAGCCAAGAAGTTCGGCATGGTCCAACCGTCCTCCAGCGACTCGCAGGCAGTCCGGGCGGTCTTCTTCATTGACCCGAAGGCGAAAGTCAGGGCGCTGTTCTACTACCCATCGTCAAGCGGCAGGAACTTCGACGAGATCAAGCGGCTGCTGATCGCCATGCAGACCGCGGATGCGAATCAGTGCGCGACGCCGGCGGACTGGCGCCCGGGCGACGACGTGATAGTCCCGCCTCCGGGATCGTGCGGGGTCGCCAAGGATCGCGTCGAGCAGGCCGGCGACGACTAC